Sequence from the Bacteroidota bacterium genome:
AGCTGAAGTCTTGGTTTTAAACGGTGTTGAATGCGAACCTTATCTTACAGCCGATCATCGCCTGATGCTGGAAAAAGGGGAGGAGTTGATGATTGGGATTAAAATTCTGATGAAAGGTCTTGATGTAAAGCGCGCCATTATTGGTATTGAAAATAATAAATTGGATGCCATCGGGCATCTCAAAAATATAGCAAAAGATTTTGATGGGATAGAAGTTGAAGCTCTAAAAGTACAATATCCCCAAGGTGGTGAAAAGCAGTTGATTGATGCAGTTCTTCGCCGACAGGTGCCGTCAGGGAAACTTCCAATAGAAGTAGGAGCTGTTGTTCATAATGTTGGAACTGCCTTTGCTGTTTACGAAGCGGTTCAAAAAAATAAGCCATTATTCGAAAGGGTTGTTACCGTGACCGGTAAAAATGTGAAGAATCCGGGCAATTTTATGGTACGTGTTGGTACTTCCATAAACGAATTAATTGAAAAAGCCGGTGGTTTGCCCGAAGATACGGGAAAAATTGTGAGTGGCGGGCCCATGATGGGTAAAGCACTTAATTCTGTTGATGTTCCTGTTGTGAAAGGAACTTCCGGGGTTTTATTATTTAAAGAAAAAGAGGCCAGACGCGTTGACCCAACCAATTGTATTCGTTGTGGAAAATGTATTACCGTCTGTCCGATGGGATTGGAGCCCGTATTGCTTGCTCAATATGCAGAGCTTGAAATGTGGGAAAACGTAGAAGTTGAGCGTGCCTTGGATTGTATCGAGTGTGGATCATGCCAGTACACTTGTCCGGCAGGTAGGCCATTACTTGATTATATCAGGCTTGGAAAATTCAGGGTAGGTCAAATCATTAGAAACAGAAGTAAAAAATAAGATATGAATTTACTGACGTTATCAGGATCTCCGCACGTACACGGAGATAGTTCAACAAAAAAAATCATGTATGGCGTTGTTATAGCCATGATTCCTGCAATGCTTGTTTCCATTTATTTCTTTGGACTGGATGCAATTCGGGTTACTTTAATTTCGGTGATGGCCTGTCTCATCGTTGAGTGGGCGATCCAGAAATACTTGATTAAGGGGCCTGTTACCATTACAGATGGTTCGGCGATTGTGACAGGTATTTTACTGGCTTTTAACGTACCAAGTAATTTACCCTTAGGAATTATTTTAATTGGAGCTTTTGTTTCAATCGGGATCGCAAAAATGTCGTTTGGTGGTTTGGGGAAAAATCCTTTTAACCCTGCTCTTGTTGGTAGGGTATTTTTGTTAATCTCATTTCCAGTACAAATGACATCCTGGCCAAAACCTGCTGCATTATTCAGTGGAATAGCCGATGCTGTCACCGGACCAACCCCTTTAGGGCATTTAAAAGAGGCTGTGAAAGCTGGCAGAACGGTACAGGATGTTCTGGAAAATGGTTCAAGCTGGGTTATGGATGGGGTTAGTTATTCTTATAAAATCCCGGGATATGTTGATCAGTTGATGGGTAATATGGGCGGTTCTCTGGGTGAGGTATCAGCCATTGCGTTAATATTGGGGGGTATTTATATGCTTTACCGTAAAATTATAACCTGGCATATCCCAACAGCTTACATCGGATCAGTAGTGATATTTAGTGGGATTCTTTGGATGATTAATCCTGATATTTATGTGAACCCCGGATTTCATCTGGTAGCAGGAGGATTAATGTTAGGCGCGATTTTTATGGCAACGGATATGGTATCATCGCCCATGTCGTGGAAAGGGCAATTAATTTTTGGGTTAGGTTGTGGAGTGCTCACGGTTATTATCCGGATTTGGGGAGCATATCCCGAAGGCGTTTCCTTTGCTATCCTTATCATGAATGCTTTCGTTCCGCTAATTAACCGAGGTATTAAACCTAAAAGATTTGGGGAGGTAGTTAAAAATGTCAAGTAAAAAAGAATCTTCATTTAAAAATATGCTGATTACATTGCTCGTAATCACTGTCGTTGCAGGATTAGCACTTGGAGGAGTGTACAATGTTACAAAGGAACCAATTGCTCTTGCAAAAAAGGCTAAAGCCGAAGCAGCTATTAAAGCTGTAATCCCGGAATTTGATACCCTTCAGGTTTATAAAGTGGCCCTGGAAGATGGAACCGACTCGTTGGTTTTTAATCAGGGGTACAAAGATGGACAATTGGTTGGAACGGCCATTGAGACTTTCTCAAAAAATGGTTACGACCCAACACCGATCAGAGTTATGGTTGGATTTTCTGCTACCGGTGAAATCATTAATTCAGAGGTAATTGAGCAAAAAGAAACTCCCGGATTGGGCAGCAAAATGGCATCGGATAAGTTTAAAAATCAGTTCAATGGTAAAAATCCGACCGACTTTATGCTTAAAGTTAAAAAGGATGGTGGAAATGTTGATGCCATCACTGCTGCAACCATTAGTTCAAGGGCATATTGCGAGGCACTTCAAAAGGCTCATAGTACTTATCTTAAAGATGGAGGATCGAAATAATGAATCAGGTAGCTAATTTTACAAAAGGGCTTCTTAAAGAAAATCCAGTATTTGTTTTACTGTTGGGGATGTGCCCGACTTTAGGGGTTACTTCAACGGCAGTGAACGGACTTGGTATGGGTTTAGCAACCACCTTTGTTCTGGTTTGTTCAAATATTGTGGTGTCGTTGGTTAAAAATCAAATTCCTGATAAAGTACGGATCCCATCATTTATCGTAATAATTGCTTCTTTCGTGACCATCGTTGAACTAAGTATGCAGGCCTTCGTTCCTGCTTTGTTTGAGTCATTAGGTTTATTTATCCCTTTGATTGTTGTGAACTGCATTGTATTAGGAAGAGCTGAAGGTTTTGCTTCAAAAAACAATGTGTTCTCATCAACATTGGATGGATTGGGAATGGGATTAGGTTTTGCTTTGGCATTGACAATTCTGGGGTCGGTTCGTGAAATACTTGGAAATGGTTCATTCTTCGGAATGAGATTTATGGAAGGGGATGCTATTTTGATTTTTGTACTGGCACCGGGTGCATTTATCGTTTTGGGTTATCTGATAGCCCTGATTAATAAACTAAGAAAAACAGCTTAATCTATTCGTTATGGAATATATTCTCATATTAATAAGTGCCATATTCGTAAGTAATATTGTACTGAGCCAGTTTCTGGGCATCTGCCCGTTTTTAGGTGTTTCAGGCAAAGTATCCACTTCAATTGGAATGGGTGCGGCGGTATTATTCGTAATGACTATTGCTACCATAGTAACCTGGCTGATCCAGCATTATATCCTCATTCCATTTGGGATCACCTTTTTACAAACCATATTCTTTATTCTTGTCATTGCTGCTTTGGTGCAGATGGTTGAACTTAT
This genomic interval carries:
- the rsxC gene encoding electron transport complex subunit RsxC gives rise to the protein MLKTFKIGGVHPPENKLSTDRPIEVLAIPAQVIIPLSQSLGAPSVPVVNKGDAVKVGQLIAKGEAFISSNIHSSVSGKVLKIDEAMDQSGYRRQAIFITVEGDEWMEAIDRSAELKKEITLSKEEIVSKVKELGIVGLGGATFPSHVKLMVPTGKKAEVLVLNGVECEPYLTADHRLMLEKGEELMIGIKILMKGLDVKRAIIGIENNKLDAIGHLKNIAKDFDGIEVEALKVQYPQGGEKQLIDAVLRRQVPSGKLPIEVGAVVHNVGTAFAVYEAVQKNKPLFERVVTVTGKNVKNPGNFMVRVGTSINELIEKAGGLPEDTGKIVSGGPMMGKALNSVDVPVVKGTSGVLLFKEKEARRVDPTNCIRCGKCITVCPMGLEPVLLAQYAELEMWENVEVERALDCIECGSCQYTCPAGRPLLDYIRLGKFRVGQIIRNRSKK
- a CDS encoding RnfABCDGE type electron transport complex subunit D, which translates into the protein MNLLTLSGSPHVHGDSSTKKIMYGVVIAMIPAMLVSIYFFGLDAIRVTLISVMACLIVEWAIQKYLIKGPVTITDGSAIVTGILLAFNVPSNLPLGIILIGAFVSIGIAKMSFGGLGKNPFNPALVGRVFLLISFPVQMTSWPKPAALFSGIADAVTGPTPLGHLKEAVKAGRTVQDVLENGSSWVMDGVSYSYKIPGYVDQLMGNMGGSLGEVSAIALILGGIYMLYRKIITWHIPTAYIGSVVIFSGILWMINPDIYVNPGFHLVAGGLMLGAIFMATDMVSSPMSWKGQLIFGLGCGVLTVIIRIWGAYPEGVSFAILIMNAFVPLINRGIKPKRFGEVVKNVK
- a CDS encoding RnfABCDGE type electron transport complex subunit G, coding for MSSKKESSFKNMLITLLVITVVAGLALGGVYNVTKEPIALAKKAKAEAAIKAVIPEFDTLQVYKVALEDGTDSLVFNQGYKDGQLVGTAIETFSKNGYDPTPIRVMVGFSATGEIINSEVIEQKETPGLGSKMASDKFKNQFNGKNPTDFMLKVKKDGGNVDAITAATISSRAYCEALQKAHSTYLKDGGSK
- a CDS encoding electron transport complex subunit E, producing MNQVANFTKGLLKENPVFVLLLGMCPTLGVTSTAVNGLGMGLATTFVLVCSNIVVSLVKNQIPDKVRIPSFIVIIASFVTIVELSMQAFVPALFESLGLFIPLIVVNCIVLGRAEGFASKNNVFSSTLDGLGMGLGFALALTILGSVREILGNGSFFGMRFMEGDAILIFVLAPGAFIVLGYLIALINKLRKTA